The following are from one region of the Tenacibaculum dicentrarchi genome:
- a CDS encoding ATP-binding protein: MRKQHRRPLTVANIQNQTIERIPFGGNWYQAFKQPQNRGVWFAYGGSGSGKSTFMMQLAKELSTPYKTLYNLLEEETDDSDFIERTSLCQMQDVEGSFHAQRYELEELNEYLEKRNSPEVIIIDSAPYFFKTWDEYWEFKQRWATKKIIVIVGHAEGKNPSTDLQKRIMYDAKMKIFISGYLATCKGRTIGPNGGRYIIWQEGYDKIHGDN, from the coding sequence ATGAGAAAACAACATCGCAGACCTTTAACCGTGGCAAATATTCAAAATCAAACAATTGAAAGAATACCTTTTGGGGGTAACTGGTACCAAGCATTTAAGCAACCTCAAAATAGAGGCGTTTGGTTTGCTTACGGAGGTTCAGGAAGTGGTAAAAGTACTTTTATGATGCAATTAGCAAAAGAGTTATCAACACCCTATAAAACTCTTTACAATTTACTAGAAGAGGAAACCGACGATAGTGATTTTATAGAAAGAACTTCACTTTGTCAAATGCAAGATGTAGAAGGGAGTTTTCATGCCCAACGTTACGAGTTAGAAGAGTTAAATGAGTATTTGGAAAAAAGGAATAGCCCTGAAGTTATAATTATTGATTCGGCACCGTATTTTTTTAAAACATGGGATGAATATTGGGAATTTAAACAACGTTGGGCAACCAAAAAGATAATCGTTATCGTTGGACACGCCGAGGGAAAAAACCCAAGTACAGATTTACAAAAACGTATTATGTATGACGCTAAAATGAAAATTTTCATCAGTGGATACTTAGCAACCTGTAAAGGTAGAACCATCGGACCTAATGGAGGTCGCTATATAATATGGCAAGAAGGATATGATAAAATTCACGGAGATAACTAA
- a CDS encoding ATP-binding protein, giving the protein MENSEKLKIADAVRNYIDTYEIKPADMAKLSGVSDVYVGYILKNDFTYKTDKKQGLIPATHFNKLARAIGYTSKKVYWVNRATPQLTATLAILKEAKEFGYTRLIIGETGWGKTHTITLFARKNPSDVYVVTVGSSDNLGDLIDKVIDKLKITTGKTKSKKIRDIANFLKKQKDEGFNPQIIFDESEYMKQPALCAMKELYDALDKYCSIILIGTNQLLENLDKLRKRNKNGIPQFYRRVKFGIRVLPTIDRKFKLFLNEIEDKLLVKFLSEICDNYGELHDVLVPCLREAERLQTEISLELVQQVLNISKAS; this is encoded by the coding sequence ATGGAAAATTCAGAAAAATTAAAAATCGCAGATGCAGTACGTAATTATATAGATACTTATGAAATTAAACCTGCCGACATGGCAAAGTTATCAGGAGTTAGTGATGTTTATGTAGGGTATATTTTAAAAAATGATTTTACCTATAAAACCGATAAAAAGCAGGGTTTAATACCCGCAACTCATTTTAATAAGTTAGCTCGTGCAATTGGTTATACTTCAAAAAAAGTGTACTGGGTAAACAGAGCAACGCCACAATTAACAGCCACTTTAGCTATTTTAAAGGAAGCTAAAGAATTTGGATACACTCGTTTAATAATCGGTGAAACTGGCTGGGGTAAAACGCACACGATTACATTATTTGCAAGAAAAAACCCATCAGATGTTTATGTAGTTACCGTTGGAAGTTCTGATAATTTAGGCGATTTAATTGATAAGGTTATTGATAAACTGAAAATAACTACGGGTAAAACCAAGTCTAAAAAAATTAGAGACATCGCTAATTTTCTAAAGAAACAAAAAGATGAAGGTTTTAATCCTCAAATAATATTTGATGAATCTGAATATATGAAGCAACCTGCTTTATGTGCCATGAAAGAATTGTACGACGCTCTGGATAAATACTGCTCTATCATTTTAATAGGAACAAATCAGTTATTAGAAAATTTAGACAAACTAAGAAAAAGAAACAAAAACGGTATTCCGCAATTTTACAGACGAGTAAAATTTGGTATTAGAGTTTTGCCAACAATTGATAGGAAGTTTAAACTGTTTTTAAACGAGATTGAAGATAAATTATTAGTAAAATTCTTGAGTGAAATTTGTGATAATTACGGGGAGCTTCACGACGTTTTAGTGCCTTGTTTACGAGAAGCTGAAAGATTGCAAACAGAAATAAGTCTTGAATTAGTACAGCAGGTTTTAAATATTTCAAAAGCATCTTAA
- a CDS encoding cell division protein ZapA, translated as MTKIKVNVVIAGRTYPLSVENTDEEQGMRTAAKNINDLLVKFEQKYAVADKQDVLAMCALQFASKLEIVSLASDKENTEVINKINDLTNLLEKHL; from the coding sequence ATGACAAAAATCAAAGTTAATGTAGTAATTGCAGGACGAACGTATCCTTTAAGTGTCGAAAACACTGATGAAGAACAAGGAATGCGTACTGCTGCAAAAAACATTAATGATTTACTTGTTAAGTTTGAACAAAAATATGCAGTAGCTGATAAGCAAGATGTATTGGCAATGTGTGCATTGCAATTTGCATCTAAATTAGAAATTGTATCTTTAGCAAGTGATAAAGAAAATACTGAAGTAATAAATAAAATAAATGATTTAACTAACTTGTTAGAAAAACATTTATAA
- the rny gene encoding ribonuclease Y produces MDGNLFPVLAGIIGVAIGFIIAKILEKSKANKLIIETKKEVKNIVKSAKIEADSIKKDKILQAKEKFIELKSEHEKVILSREKKISDVEKRTRDKESQISSELDKNRKLNKAVESKATDFTSKIKVLEKKEADFEHKIEILEKKEAEVEKAHKRHVDMLEQISGLSAEDAKTELVSSLKDEAKSEAMSFVQTTIEESKMTAQQEARKVVLKTIQRVGVEQAVENCVSVFNLESDDVKGRIIGREGRNIRALEAATGVEIIVDDTPEAIILSCFDPIRREIARLSMHKLVTDGRIHPARIEEVVKKTEKQIGQEIIEVGKRTVIDLGIHGLHPELIKTVGRMKYRSSYGQNLLQHSREVANLCGVMAAEMGLNAKAAKRAGLLHDIGKVPETESELPHALLGMQWAEKYGEKPDVCNAIGAHHDEIEMKSLLSPIVQVCDAISGARPGARRQVLDSYIQRLKDLEDIAFGFTGVQKAYAIQAGRELRVMVESSKVNDTKAAELSFNISQKIQNDMTYPGQVKVTVIRETRAVNVAK; encoded by the coding sequence ATGGATGGAAATTTATTTCCTGTATTAGCAGGAATTATAGGAGTAGCAATCGGTTTTATTATTGCTAAAATATTAGAGAAATCTAAAGCAAATAAATTAATAATAGAAACCAAAAAAGAAGTCAAAAATATTGTTAAATCGGCTAAAATAGAAGCAGATTCAATAAAAAAAGATAAAATATTACAAGCTAAAGAAAAATTTATTGAGTTAAAATCTGAGCATGAAAAAGTAATTTTATCAAGAGAAAAGAAAATTTCTGATGTAGAAAAAAGAACTAGAGATAAAGAAAGTCAAATTTCGTCAGAATTAGATAAAAATAGAAAATTAAATAAAGCAGTAGAAAGTAAAGCTACTGATTTTACTTCTAAAATTAAGGTTTTAGAAAAGAAAGAAGCCGATTTTGAACATAAAATAGAAATTTTAGAAAAGAAAGAAGCTGAGGTCGAAAAAGCACATAAACGTCATGTTGATATGCTAGAGCAAATTTCAGGATTATCGGCAGAAGATGCTAAAACTGAGCTAGTATCATCATTAAAAGACGAAGCGAAATCAGAAGCGATGTCTTTTGTACAAACAACCATTGAAGAATCTAAAATGACAGCACAGCAAGAAGCTCGTAAAGTTGTTTTAAAAACCATTCAAAGAGTAGGAGTAGAGCAGGCTGTTGAAAATTGTGTGTCGGTATTTAATTTAGAGTCTGACGATGTTAAAGGACGTATTATTGGGCGTGAGGGTCGTAATATTCGTGCTTTAGAAGCTGCAACGGGTGTCGAAATTATTGTTGACGATACGCCAGAGGCAATTATTTTATCGTGTTTTGATCCTATCCGTAGAGAAATTGCTCGTTTATCAATGCATAAATTAGTAACCGATGGGCGTATTCACCCAGCAAGAATTGAAGAGGTTGTTAAGAAAACTGAAAAACAGATTGGTCAAGAAATTATAGAAGTAGGTAAACGCACTGTTATCGATTTAGGTATTCATGGATTACATCCTGAATTAATAAAAACTGTTGGACGTATGAAATATCGTTCTTCTTATGGGCAAAACTTACTACAACACTCTCGTGAGGTTGCAAATCTTTGTGGGGTTATGGCTGCTGAAATGGGCTTAAATGCAAAAGCGGCTAAACGTGCTGGTTTATTACATGATATTGGTAAAGTACCTGAAACAGAAAGTGAATTACCACATGCTTTATTAGGAATGCAATGGGCTGAAAAATATGGCGAAAAACCAGATGTTTGTAATGCCATTGGTGCGCATCATGATGAAATAGAAATGAAGAGTTTATTATCACCAATTGTACAGGTTTGTGATGCTATTTCAGGAGCAAGACCAGGAGCGCGTCGTCAAGTTTTAGATTCTTATATTCAGCGTTTAAAAGATTTAGAAGATATTGCTTTTGGTTTTACAGGTGTACAAAAAGCCTACGCCATTCAAGCAGGACGTGAATTAAGAGTTATGGTCGAAAGTTCAAAAGTAAACGACACCAAAGCTGCCGAATTATCATTTAATATTTCACAAAAAATACAAAATGATATGACCTACCCAGGGCAGGTAAAAGTGACTGTAATCCGTGAAACTAGAGCCGTAAACGTAGCAAAGTAA
- the murQ gene encoding N-acetylmuramic acid 6-phosphate etherase yields MNFTKTTEQNSKYDNLEKMSISEVLSNINNEDKTVPLAVEKALPQIEKLTEQIVLKLQQGGRLFYIGAGTSGRLGILDASECPPTFGVGHNLVVGLIAGGDIAIRKAVENAEDATKKGWEDLQNKQITENDIVIGIAASGTTPYVISALKKCNENQIITGCITCNKNSPLALTAQFPVEVVVGAEFLTGSSRMKAGTAQKLVLNMLSTATMIQLGKVKGNKMVDMQLSNKKLVERAKKMLIAELHINNDLATVLLEKYGNVRNAIVNFKKEAQND; encoded by the coding sequence ATGAATTTTACCAAAACAACCGAACAAAACTCGAAGTATGATAATTTAGAAAAAATGAGTATTTCTGAGGTATTATCAAACATAAATAACGAAGATAAAACAGTGCCTTTGGCTGTTGAAAAAGCCTTGCCTCAAATTGAAAAATTAACAGAACAAATTGTATTAAAATTACAACAAGGAGGGAGGTTATTTTATATTGGAGCAGGCACAAGTGGGCGTTTAGGTATTTTAGACGCAAGCGAATGCCCACCTACTTTTGGCGTTGGGCATAACCTAGTTGTGGGGCTTATTGCTGGTGGCGATATTGCTATTAGAAAAGCCGTAGAAAATGCCGAAGATGCTACCAAAAAAGGTTGGGAAGACTTGCAAAATAAACAAATTACCGAAAATGATATTGTTATTGGTATTGCTGCTTCTGGGACTACGCCTTATGTAATTTCGGCGCTTAAAAAATGCAACGAAAACCAAATAATTACGGGCTGTATTACCTGTAATAAAAATAGTCCTTTAGCATTAACGGCTCAATTTCCTGTTGAGGTAGTCGTTGGAGCGGAGTTTTTAACGGGTAGCTCTCGAATGAAAGCAGGTACAGCACAAAAATTAGTACTAAATATGCTTTCTACTGCTACAATGATTCAGTTAGGAAAGGTAAAAGGTAATAAAATGGTTGATATGCAGCTTTCTAATAAAAAATTAGTAGAAAGAGCTAAAAAAATGCTAATTGCTGAACTACACATTAATAATGACCTTGCAACCGTATTACTAGAAAAATATGGAAATGTTAGAAATGCTATTGTAAATTTTAAAAAAGAGGCTCAAAATGACTAA
- a CDS encoding DUF6095 family protein: MTKKITNDTVVKKFLTLLGLLIVSPIMLSLAFKAQRIFTQTPKIYIAYILLLIGCFLILFTVYYGFKTIKTFLDVLFNSKV, encoded by the coding sequence ATGACTAAAAAAATAACAAATGATACGGTTGTAAAAAAGTTCCTAACTTTATTAGGATTATTAATTGTATCGCCAATCATGTTGAGTTTAGCTTTTAAAGCACAACGTATTTTTACTCAGACTCCTAAAATATATATTGCTTATATATTATTATTAATTGGTTGCTTTTTAATTTTATTTACCGTATATTATGGTTTTAAAACGATAAAAACTTTTCTAGATGTTCTTTTTAATTCGAAAGTTTAG